One genomic window of Sphingobacterium oryzagri includes the following:
- a CDS encoding PLP-dependent cysteine synthase family protein: MEALMSKCLSPKLDSKFKHLWCLVGNTPMLALQYTYRGKRGEIYVKCENYNLTGSIKDRMALYILYKAYMNCAIRPSDMIVEATSGNTGIAFSAIGKALGHQVKIIMPNWLSKERIDIIRSMGADIQLVSKEEGGFLGSIRLSEELAAQGGVFLPRQFENKFNAEAHELTTGREIAQQLEQIGKVADAFVAGVGTGGTVMGVGNYLRQVNPFVKIHPLEPAESPTLTTGYKVGSHRIQGISDEFIPAIVKLDQLDEVIQASDGDSILMAQKLAKQLGLAVGISSGANVIGAIKLQEQMGTNATVVTLLCDDNKKYLSTDLVKEEPVKDGFLATDVEFEGFHPIGRLANPLI, translated from the coding sequence ATGGAAGCATTAATGAGTAAGTGCCTGTCGCCGAAGTTGGATAGTAAATTTAAGCACCTTTGGTGCTTAGTAGGTAACACACCGATGTTGGCGTTGCAATATACCTATCGAGGTAAACGTGGCGAGATTTATGTAAAGTGTGAAAATTACAACTTGACGGGAAGTATCAAAGACCGGATGGCCTTATATATTTTATACAAGGCATACATGAATTGTGCTATTCGCCCATCCGATATGATTGTAGAGGCGACAAGTGGAAACACGGGTATTGCATTTTCTGCGATAGGCAAAGCACTTGGTCATCAGGTGAAAATCATTATGCCAAATTGGTTGAGCAAAGAGCGAATAGATATTATCCGCAGCATGGGTGCAGATATCCAGTTAGTCAGCAAAGAAGAAGGTGGCTTTTTAGGAAGTATTAGGCTCAGCGAAGAGCTTGCGGCACAAGGTGGTGTTTTCTTGCCCCGTCAATTTGAAAATAAATTCAATGCAGAAGCCCACGAATTGACAACCGGGCGCGAGATAGCACAGCAACTGGAGCAAATCGGTAAAGTTGCCGATGCGTTTGTCGCGGGTGTGGGCACCGGCGGAACGGTGATGGGTGTCGGAAATTACTTGCGTCAGGTTAATCCTTTTGTGAAAATCCATCCGCTGGAGCCAGCAGAAAGCCCAACCTTAACAACGGGTTACAAAGTAGGCTCGCATCGTATACAAGGTATTTCTGATGAATTTATTCCGGCTATTGTAAAATTGGATCAGCTGGATGAGGTGATTCAAGCTTCTGATGGTGACTCTATTTTGATGGCACAGAAATTAGCGAAGCAGCTGGGGCTTGCTGTCGGGATTTCCTCTGGCGCCAACGTTATTGGTGCAATCAAACTGCAGGAGCAAATGGGAACGAATGCCACCGTCGTGACGCTACTTTGCGACGATAATAAAAAATACCTGAGTACAGATTTGGTGAAGGAAGAGCCTGTTAAAGATGGTTTTTTGGCCACCGACGTCGAATTTGAAGGATTCCATCCGATTGGTCGCTTAGCAAACCCGTTAATATAG
- a CDS encoding protein-disulfide reductase DsbD family protein — translation MKNILKLMLGLLLAFPLTGFTQTADSLLSTDGVEFSDATTEDATSPGTQTDSLLTVPEDLVFSEGAADTLAQDSSAAAPVKQDADDSGSEKKSLWTIFIAGLLGGFAAFIMPCIFPMVPLTVSFFTKRSASRAKAISHALLYGLFIIVIYVALGMFISITFGSDALNELSTNGVFNFIFFLVLVLFAASFFGAFELTLPSSFVNKIDAKSDQGGLVGLFFMAFSLALVSFSCTGPIIGTLLVEAASKGERMGPAIGMLGFSVALALPFVLFAMFPSMLKSLPKSGGWLNSVKVVLGFLELALALKFLSNVDLAYHWNWLDREVFLALWIVIFALMGLYLIGKISFAHDSPLSHLSVPRTILAIIVFSFVVYMLPGMWGAPLKSISAFLPPSATQDFDLSAASLGAAPAAAEGKQKKYHEIFHERGTPKGFDPYYDYEEGIAAAKALGKPALIDFTGWNCVNCRKMEANVWTDPKVAALLREEFVMIELFVDDRTALPAAEQFVSSYSGKKINTIGKKNSDFQAATFNSNSQPLYVIVDETGKVLLPPTGANYNIAEYAAYLQQGIDLYKTK, via the coding sequence ATGAAGAATATATTAAAATTAATGCTGGGATTGCTGTTGGCATTTCCTTTAACTGGCTTTACACAAACAGCGGACAGCTTGCTCTCCACGGACGGTGTTGAATTTTCGGACGCAACGACAGAAGATGCAACGTCGCCTGGCACGCAAACAGATAGTTTGTTGACCGTTCCGGAAGATCTGGTGTTTTCCGAAGGTGCTGCAGACACGCTCGCGCAAGACAGCAGTGCAGCTGCTCCGGTCAAGCAGGATGCCGACGACAGCGGAAGCGAAAAGAAATCGCTCTGGACAATTTTTATTGCAGGATTGCTTGGCGGCTTTGCGGCCTTTATCATGCCTTGTATCTTCCCGATGGTGCCCCTTACCGTGAGCTTTTTTACCAAGCGCTCCGCTTCGCGCGCCAAAGCGATATCGCACGCGCTACTTTACGGGCTTTTTATCATCGTGATCTATGTCGCGCTCGGCATGTTTATTTCCATTACCTTTGGTAGTGATGCGCTCAACGAGCTTTCTACCAATGGCGTTTTCAATTTCATCTTCTTTTTGGTGCTGGTGCTGTTTGCCGCGTCGTTCTTCGGCGCATTTGAGCTCACTTTGCCCAGTTCCTTTGTCAATAAGATTGATGCCAAATCCGATCAAGGTGGATTGGTCGGTTTGTTTTTCATGGCTTTCAGCCTGGCGCTGGTTTCTTTCTCCTGTACCGGGCCAATTATCGGTACGTTATTGGTTGAAGCCGCTTCAAAAGGAGAGCGCATGGGACCGGCGATCGGTATGCTGGGCTTCTCCGTGGCGCTAGCGCTGCCGTTCGTGCTTTTTGCGATGTTTCCTTCGATGCTGAAATCGCTGCCCAAATCTGGCGGATGGCTCAACAGCGTAAAAGTGGTGCTCGGTTTTCTGGAACTCGCCCTGGCACTGAAGTTTCTTTCCAACGTGGATCTGGCCTATCACTGGAACTGGCTGGATCGCGAAGTTTTTTTAGCGTTGTGGATCGTGATTTTTGCGCTGATGGGACTTTACCTGATTGGCAAAATCAGCTTTGCGCACGACAGCCCGCTCAGCCATCTCTCCGTGCCGAGGACCATCCTGGCGATCATCGTTTTTTCGTTTGTGGTGTATATGCTGCCCGGCATGTGGGGCGCACCGCTTAAATCCATATCGGCCTTTCTGCCGCCATCGGCCACGCAAGATTTTGATCTTTCGGCTGCCAGTTTGGGTGCAGCGCCTGCCGCAGCTGAGGGTAAGCAAAAAAAATACCACGAGATTTTCCATGAGCGCGGCACACCGAAAGGTTTTGATCCGTATTACGATTACGAAGAAGGCATAGCTGCCGCCAAAGCGCTTGGCAAGCCAGCTTTGATCGATTTTACAGGCTGGAACTGCGTAAACTGCCGTAAAATGGAAGCGAATGTATGGACCGATCCAAAAGTAGCGGCCCTGCTACGCGAGGAATTTGTGATGATCGAGCTGTTTGTAGACGACCGCACAGCACTGCCGGCGGCGGAACAGTTTGTGTCGAGCTATTCGGGCAAGAAGATCAATACCATCGGCAAAAAGAACAGCGACTTTCAAGCCGCTACGTTCAACAGCAATTCACAACCGCTGTATGTCATCGTGGATGAAACGGGAAAAGTCTTGCTGCCGCCCACCGGTGCGAATTACAATATTGCCGAATATGCAGCTTACCTGCAACAAGGAATCGACTTGTATAAGACGAAGTAA
- a CDS encoding 3-keto-disaccharide hydrolase has translation MKFLLIIALLSFVCCKPAQEQNNRLTAMEEADHWTLLFDGKSLDGWHIYNEGNIDSKWTVNNGELVCDPKKKTGIFGDLVTDSSFQDFELLVEWKVSKGGNSGVFINVKEDSSYAATFATGLEMQLLDNTYAEHRHQIDSTHWAGCLYAVDCIGKNSQPMPHNEWNKSRIVQQNGKVTFWLNDKLTFERQTQTEEFKALTQKGSMKAYPDFAKYPSGKIALQNHTDSVAFRNIKIKRI, from the coding sequence ATGAAATTTTTACTAATCATAGCGCTCCTCTCCTTTGTTTGCTGCAAGCCTGCGCAGGAGCAAAACAACCGGTTAACAGCAATGGAAGAAGCCGATCATTGGACTTTGCTATTTGATGGAAAATCATTGGATGGATGGCATATCTACAATGAGGGCAACATCGATTCAAAATGGACCGTAAACAACGGGGAGTTGGTTTGCGACCCGAAGAAGAAAACGGGTATTTTTGGTGACCTTGTTACGGATAGCAGCTTTCAGGATTTTGAATTATTGGTCGAGTGGAAAGTGAGCAAAGGCGGAAATAGCGGCGTATTTATCAACGTAAAAGAAGACAGCAGTTATGCGGCAACATTTGCCACAGGACTCGAGATGCAATTGCTCGATAATACTTACGCCGAACATCGCCATCAAATAGACTCCACCCACTGGGCAGGCTGCTTATACGCCGTGGATTGTATCGGGAAAAACTCTCAGCCCATGCCACACAACGAATGGAACAAAAGCCGAATTGTGCAGCAAAATGGAAAAGTAACCTTTTGGCTGAACGACAAACTAACCTTTGAACGACAAACACAAACCGAAGAATTCAAAGCCCTTACACAAAAAGGATCGATGAAAGCCTATCCGGATTTTGCAAAATATCCGAGCGGAAAAATTGCGCTGCAAAACCATACCGACTCGGTTGCCTTCCGAAATATTAAAATAAAACGAATTTAG
- a CDS encoding UDP-2,3-diacylglucosamine diphosphatase has translation MKREVELVVISDVHLGTYGCRSEELLKYLSSINPRKLILNGDIIDIWQFRKSYFPESHLRVLKYILDLAYEDCEVTYITGNHDEMLRKFGKMQFGNITLTNRLLLDLDGKKNWIFHGDVFDASIQHTKWLAKLGGWGYDRLIQLNNVFNWGLTKLGREKYSLSKQIKNSVKKAVKFISDFEDTASHLAIENRYDYVICGHIHQPQIRKVESKKGSCIYMNSGDWIENLTALEYNRGAWTMFSYEEQKASLEHLPTEAIKFRQNLDELLQNIIKGTV, from the coding sequence ATGAAGCGAGAAGTTGAATTAGTCGTTATTTCCGATGTGCATCTCGGAACGTACGGATGCCGCTCTGAAGAGCTGCTAAAGTACCTGTCGTCTATCAATCCACGAAAACTTATTTTAAACGGCGATATCATTGATATCTGGCAATTTCGGAAAAGCTATTTTCCGGAATCGCATTTGCGCGTGTTGAAATATATTCTGGATCTGGCGTATGAAGACTGTGAGGTGACTTATATCACCGGCAATCATGACGAGATGTTGCGTAAATTTGGTAAGATGCAATTTGGAAATATTACGTTGACCAACCGTTTGTTGTTGGACTTGGATGGGAAAAAGAACTGGATTTTTCATGGTGATGTTTTTGATGCTTCTATACAGCATACCAAATGGTTAGCTAAGCTGGGTGGCTGGGGCTATGATCGCTTGATTCAATTGAATAATGTCTTCAACTGGGGCTTGACCAAGTTAGGAAGAGAAAAGTACTCGCTATCCAAACAGATTAAAAATTCGGTAAAAAAGGCCGTCAAATTTATTTCAGATTTTGAAGATACCGCCTCACACCTGGCTATTGAAAATCGGTACGATTATGTGATCTGCGGACACATACACCAGCCTCAAATACGGAAGGTGGAAAGCAAAAAAGGTTCCTGCATATACATGAATTCGGGCGATTGGATCGAAAACCTAACCGCTTTGGAATATAATCGCGGCGCGTGGACGATGTTTTCTTACGAAGAGCAAAAAGCATCGTTAGAACATTTGCCCACCGAAGCGATAAAGTTTAGACAAAACCTGGATGAACTGCTTCAAAATATCATCAAAGGAACCGTTTAA
- a CDS encoding NADPH-dependent FMN reductase, whose translation MNLIISGTNRERSNSLKIARYYQKELERKGENWQILSLDELPADISASDLYGKRSPAFEPIQALVSQAKKFIFVIPEYNGSFPGILKVFVDACAFPASFYRKKVALVGLSTGKYGNIRGVDHFTGVCNYLRMHVLPLKIHLPKVQDELDEQGEIKEEQTRKFLQEQLEEIIRF comes from the coding sequence ATGAATCTAATTATATCGGGAACAAACAGGGAACGTAGCAACTCGTTAAAAATTGCTCGATATTATCAAAAAGAGCTTGAACGCAAGGGCGAAAATTGGCAAATTTTATCATTGGACGAGCTGCCCGCAGACATCAGTGCGTCAGACTTATATGGAAAACGCAGCCCGGCTTTCGAGCCGATACAGGCGCTGGTGTCTCAGGCTAAAAAATTTATTTTCGTGATTCCGGAATACAACGGTAGTTTCCCGGGAATACTGAAGGTTTTTGTAGATGCCTGTGCTTTTCCGGCCTCATTTTACCGCAAGAAGGTTGCCCTGGTCGGCTTATCAACCGGCAAGTATGGCAACATCCGCGGCGTAGACCATTTTACGGGTGTATGCAACTATCTACGGATGCACGTATTGCCACTCAAAATACACCTGCCCAAGGTGCAGGACGAGCTTGACGAACAGGGCGAAATCAAAGAAGAACAGACCCGTAAATTCTTGCAGGAACAGCTCGAAGAAATTATACGTTTTTAA
- a CDS encoding ParA family protein — MGKIIAIANQKGGVGKTTTSINLAASLAVLEHKTLLVDADPQANSTSGIGFDPRGIKASVYECLVNDLDPREAIQHTDTPNLDLLPAHIDLVGAEIEMINMHEREFKMLKMLQEIKDDYDFIIVDCSPSLGLITINALTASDSVIIPVQCEYFALEGLGKLLNTIKIVQTRLNTNLEIEGILLTMYDVRLRLSNQVVDEVRTHFSELVFDTIIQRNTRLSEAPSFGISVIMHDASCKGAVNYLNLAREILQKNGLVTENTQTATV; from the coding sequence ATGGGAAAAATTATAGCAATTGCTAATCAAAAAGGTGGTGTCGGAAAAACAACAACTTCGATTAATTTGGCGGCTAGTTTAGCCGTTTTGGAGCATAAGACGTTGTTGGTAGATGCAGATCCGCAAGCGAACTCTACATCGGGTATTGGCTTTGATCCTCGTGGCATTAAGGCTAGCGTATACGAATGCCTGGTGAATGATCTGGATCCGCGCGAAGCGATACAACACACGGATACGCCAAATTTAGATTTGCTTCCGGCACATATAGACCTGGTGGGGGCGGAGATTGAAATGATCAATATGCACGAGCGCGAGTTCAAAATGCTGAAAATGTTGCAAGAAATAAAGGATGATTACGACTTTATCATTGTGGATTGTTCGCCATCGCTTGGACTCATCACGATCAATGCATTGACGGCTTCAGATTCGGTCATTATCCCGGTGCAATGTGAGTACTTCGCATTGGAAGGGCTAGGCAAATTATTGAATACCATCAAAATCGTGCAGACACGCTTAAATACCAATTTGGAAATAGAAGGTATATTACTGACGATGTATGATGTGCGTCTTCGTCTGTCTAATCAGGTGGTAGATGAGGTGCGTACGCATTTCAGTGAGTTAGTATTTGACACCATTATTCAACGAAATACACGGCTGAGCGAAGCGCCAAGCTTCGGTATATCCGTGATCATGCACGACGCTTCTTGCAAAGGCGCCGTCAATTACTTGAATTTGGCGCGTGAGATCTTGCAAAAGAATGGCTTAGTTACAGAAAATACGCAAACAGCAACAGTATAA
- a CDS encoding ParB/RepB/Spo0J family partition protein: MALQRKTGLGKGLGALLQSENVQMPQHVSETNAVSKDHAGGAAGSINFIKIDQIAVNPFQPRTDFDEQALKELAESITTQGLIQPITVRQLGKSEYQLISGERRLRASKLAGVDAIPAYVRTANDQQMLEMALIENIQRENLNAIEVALSFQRMIEECNLKQEQLGERVSKNRSTVTNYLRLLKLPPAIQAGIRDGEISMGHARALINVGEVDKQLYVYQEIVDKGLSVRMTEILVRNIQQQSKPQKAPVGKQLDFQYQKIEDDLASRFSTRVRLNLKNSKGKGAIEIPFDSEDDLSRILELLDW; this comes from the coding sequence ATGGCATTACAGAGAAAAACAGGGTTAGGGAAGGGACTTGGTGCCTTATTGCAGAGTGAAAATGTGCAGATGCCTCAGCATGTAAGTGAAACCAATGCGGTGTCCAAAGATCATGCAGGCGGAGCTGCGGGCAGCATTAATTTTATAAAAATTGATCAAATAGCGGTCAATCCTTTTCAACCGCGTACCGATTTTGATGAGCAAGCGCTTAAAGAGCTGGCAGAATCTATTACAACGCAAGGACTGATCCAGCCCATTACGGTGAGACAGCTCGGTAAAAGCGAATATCAGCTGATCAGTGGAGAGCGTCGTTTACGCGCATCTAAACTCGCTGGTGTAGATGCTATACCTGCCTATGTACGTACGGCCAACGATCAACAAATGTTGGAGATGGCTCTGATCGAAAATATTCAACGCGAAAACCTCAATGCGATCGAGGTCGCGCTGAGCTTTCAGCGGATGATAGAAGAGTGTAACCTTAAACAAGAGCAGCTCGGTGAGCGTGTCAGTAAAAATCGTTCCACGGTAACCAACTACCTGCGTTTACTAAAATTACCACCGGCCATTCAAGCGGGTATTCGTGATGGCGAGATATCCATGGGCCACGCACGTGCGCTGATCAATGTGGGTGAGGTGGATAAGCAGCTGTATGTTTACCAGGAAATTGTTGATAAAGGGCTTTCTGTTCGGATGACGGAGATTTTGGTGCGTAATATTCAGCAACAAAGCAAACCACAGAAGGCGCCGGTAGGTAAGCAGCTCGATTTTCAGTATCAAAAAATAGAAGATGATCTTGCCTCCAGGTTTTCGACGCGCGTGCGCTTAAACCTGAAAAATAGCAAAGGCAAAGGTGCTATCGAGATTCCATTTGATAGTGAAGATGATTTAAGTCGTATTCTGGAATTATTGGATTGGTAA
- a CDS encoding DUF5683 domain-containing protein: MRYFFTAFMVWCSFCVTQAQQQDTTGTAVLKDKLAVADSVAAAQDTVKAEETRKERRERERAQKEHDKYYYKGIKKDSARLEIEHVSRVAWKRSLILPGWGQYTNKGLWWVKVPIIYGGLVSGYLIFDYWQWYYRKFLDELAARIEAGVPGEAIDQDLRGYNTMEGLIAQKDYGRRNRDLTVLITVGFWGLNAIEAYVDSMLRNRWNIGQDMTMKISPTFMPTIGTSNNSMFAGYTITPGIKLTMNIN; encoded by the coding sequence ATGCGGTATTTTTTTACAGCGTTTATGGTGTGGTGTAGCTTCTGTGTTACGCAGGCGCAACAGCAAGATACGACAGGAACAGCTGTTTTGAAGGATAAATTGGCTGTAGCGGATTCCGTTGCCGCGGCACAGGACACCGTGAAGGCGGAAGAAACCCGTAAGGAACGAAGAGAACGCGAGCGTGCGCAAAAAGAACACGATAAGTATTATTATAAAGGGATTAAAAAGGATTCCGCGCGACTGGAGATAGAGCACGTTTCGCGCGTGGCATGGAAGCGCTCGCTGATTTTGCCCGGATGGGGACAATATACCAATAAAGGCCTCTGGTGGGTAAAAGTACCGATTATCTATGGTGGCTTGGTTTCGGGGTATTTGATCTTCGATTACTGGCAATGGTATTATAGAAAGTTTTTAGATGAGCTGGCTGCTCGTATTGAAGCTGGCGTACCGGGAGAAGCTATTGATCAAGATTTACGCGGTTATAATACGATGGAAGGGCTGATTGCGCAGAAGGATTACGGGCGTCGAAACCGCGATTTAACCGTATTGATTACCGTGGGCTTTTGGGGATTGAATGCTATTGAAGCGTATGTGGATTCGATGTTGCGGAATCGCTGGAATATTGGACAGGACATGACGATGAAAATAAGTCCGACGTTTATGCCTACTATCGGTACCAGTAATAACAGCATGTTTGCCGGATACACGATAACGCCAGGCATTAAGCTAACCATGAATATAAACTAA
- the dapB gene encoding 4-hydroxy-tetrahydrodipicolinate reductase, translating into MKIVLLGYGKMGQQIEKFALTRGHEIQLIVDSNNRASIVAADLADADVAIDFSEPAAAIENISLCFEANLPIVVGTTGWYEHLEEIKSVCLEAEQSLLYGSNFSIGVNVFFHVNRLLAKAMSPYKQYDVQVEEIHHIHKLDSPSGTAITIAEGIIDGVEEKTKWINNLIGEGEEIIPKPEELLIESHRLEEVPGTHTVLYSSEVDQLEFKHTAHSRAGFALGAVIAAEWLHGKKGFYQVTEMFAFS; encoded by the coding sequence ATGAAAATAGTACTCTTAGGGTATGGAAAAATGGGCCAGCAAATTGAAAAATTTGCGTTAACGCGTGGTCACGAAATCCAGCTCATTGTCGATAGCAACAACCGGGCGTCTATCGTTGCGGCAGATTTAGCCGATGCTGACGTAGCGATCGACTTTAGCGAACCCGCAGCAGCTATCGAGAATATCAGTTTATGTTTTGAAGCTAACCTCCCTATCGTCGTCGGAACGACCGGTTGGTACGAGCATCTCGAAGAGATTAAATCCGTTTGTCTGGAAGCGGAACAGTCCTTGCTTTATGGATCTAATTTTAGTATTGGCGTGAATGTCTTTTTCCACGTGAATCGTTTGTTGGCAAAGGCGATGAGCCCGTACAAGCAATACGATGTTCAGGTTGAAGAAATCCATCACATCCATAAGTTAGATTCGCCGAGTGGTACGGCTATTACGATTGCCGAAGGCATTATTGATGGTGTTGAAGAAAAGACTAAGTGGATCAATAATTTAATTGGCGAAGGAGAAGAAATCATTCCGAAGCCTGAAGAGTTATTGATTGAAAGTCATCGCCTGGAGGAAGTGCCGGGTACGCATACCGTGCTTTACAGTTCCGAAGTAGACCAGCTGGAATTTAAACATACAGCGCATAGCCGGGCCGGATTTGCACTTGGCGCGGTGATCGCGGCAGAATGGCTGCATGGAAAAAAAGGCTTCTATCAGGTCACCGAGATGTTTGCTTTTTCGTAG